From Onychostoma macrolepis isolate SWU-2019 chromosome 05, ASM1243209v1, whole genome shotgun sequence, one genomic window encodes:
- the vamp5 gene encoding vesicle-associated membrane protein 5, with protein sequence MVENGQSRLRQAQEDVEEIKVIMLDNMNKADERSGKLGELEDRADKLLEHSEKFSKTSTKVKQKKRWENIKYKVIIVAVVAAVLLGIIVAVAVSFSGEDSKNTPKDTSATKAPGDG encoded by the exons ATGGTG GAGAATGGGCAGAGCCGCCTCCGTCAGGCCCAGGAGGATGTGGAGGAAATCAAAGTTATCATGCTGGATAATATGAACAAGGCTGATGAGCGTTCAGGAAAACTCGGGGAGCTTGAGGACCGAGCTGATAAACTACTTGAACAT AGCGAAAAATTCTCAAAGACCTCGACTAAGGTGAAACAGAAGAAGCGCTGGGAGAATATTAAGTACAAAGTGATAATAGTAGCCGTTGTAGCTGCAGTGCTGCTTGGCATTATTGTGGCTGTGGCTGTGAGTTTTAGCGGTGAGGACAGTAAAAACACACCCAAAGACACGTCGGCAACAAAAGCCCCAGGAGATGGCTAG